A genomic segment from Brevundimonas sp. SORGH_AS_0993 encodes:
- a CDS encoding DUF1003 domain-containing protein, which yields MRKEAFDPYPFIFLNLVLSMLAAVQAPVIMMSQNRQAARDRLDANNDYQVNLKAEIEIMALLDKVEHLTARQEEQTALIRRLLDQKGG from the coding sequence CTGCGGAAGGAGGCGTTCGACCCCTATCCCTTCATCTTCCTGAACCTGGTGCTGTCCATGCTGGCGGCGGTGCAGGCGCCGGTCATCATGATGAGCCAGAACCGCCAGGCCGCACGTGACCGGCTGGACGCCAACAACGACTACCAGGTCAATCTGAAGGCCGAGATCGAGATCATGGCCCTGCTGGATAAGGTCGAGCATCTGACGGCCCGACAGGAGGAACAGACCGCGCTGATCCGTCGCCTGCTGGACCAGAAGGGCGGCTGA